The stretch of DNA CCAACTGCTCGGACGTTATTTCGCCGAGGTCGATATTATGGCCTTCGTAAGGAAGTTCGTCGATCTCATCGAGTTCAAGCGCACGCTCTTCCGAGAAACGGTTTTCCGGCACCAGACGCAGCGTGAAATTTTCCGTTATCACATCGTCGAACGCCTCATCCGTCACAACGCATATTTGCGTCACCTCGGCGGAAAGCCACCCTTCCGCAAAAATCGTCTCCCCCTCTCCCAGAGTCAGACGATATCGGCAGGTTAAAGACGCGATAGCAGGCAGAAGAAGCCGCTTTGCGAGCGCCGCACATTCCTTGGGCGTCGCTTCCAGAACTTCAGTGAAAGGCTCCCGCCCAAGACGGTGCAGGGCTATCCGGCGTGAAAATTCCGGTTGGTTCGACATATTGATTCTCCTGCGATTCATGCCTCATGCGGGACGATCGCCGGGATAAGAAACGTTTTACGATTTGTCATCCTGGCATAAGGCGCAATATAGACGGCTCTATCGCCATGCCTACACTAGACAGCCTCTTTCCGCTCGGGCATTTAGACGAACACTTATAAGCAGGATGACGAAACTCGTTATGCACAGCGCCCCGACCTCGGTCCGAAACGTGAGAACCGCGCGATCGAGGTTCGGCCTCGCCATACTCTGCGCCATGCCGCTTACCTTGGGCGGATGTTCCGTTTTCGGGCCTATTCCTCAGGAACGCGGTTCGCTGATCGAAAAATCAGATTATTCGCAACTCGTGCCGGGAACGAGCACTCGCAACGATGCGATTGACCTCCTCGGCTCGCCGACGGCCCATGCGACGTTCGACGACAATAAATGGATTTACGTCTCCATGACGACGGTTCCGACGCCGCTATCCTTTCCAACGGTGAGGAAGCAGCAAGTCGTCGTCTTGGCGTTCGATAATGGCGGCGTGTTGCGTCAGATCGACACGCTACACAAGAAGAACGGCTACGATGTCGGCATGGTAGGCGAGAAAACGCCGACGCCGGGAACCAAGATCAACGTTTTGCAACAGTTGCTCGGCAATGTGGGCCGTTACAACCCTATGAGCAATATGGGCAGCACGTTCGGCGGCAGCCAGGGGCCGTTGGGGGGCAGCCAGGGAACCGGCAATGGCGGAACAGGCAACAGCCTGCCGTAAGAAGGCCGCTGAACCCGTCTGACTGCTTCATCGCCTAAGCCGGCAATGTCAGCAATACGCGTAGACCTCCTAAGGGACTGTTGCGCAGCGCGATGTTGCCGCCATGCGCATGCATGATGTCTCTGACAATCGTTAACCCAAGCCCACTTCCGCTGGTGGGGCTTCCGCCATTGCTAAACGCCTGAAACACTTGTTTCCGACGGGATGGCGCAATACCCGGCCCATCATCATCGATCGTGATCTCGATCATGCCGTCATGGCGCTGCAATGAAAAAGTCATGCGTCCACCATGCCGCCGAGCGTTATCCGCCAGGTTGATCAAGACACGCCGAAAAGCGTCCGGACGGACTGTCGCGATAATATGGTCCTCCGCATGCACCGCGAGGACTTCACCTCCCGCCCGTGTGGTCGCTTGCGCCACTTCCTGCATCAACGCAGCCAAATCCGTTGAAACCGGCTCCTCCGAACCTTCTCCACGCGCGAAAGAGAGATAGCTGCCGATCAGGCGCTCCATCTCTCCGATATCCGCCACCATGTCCTCAATATCCGGCCGCAAATCAGCACAGGCTATTGTCCCATCGGTCGGGATCATCGCTAGAGAAAGACGCAAGCGCGTCAATGGTGTTCGCAGATCGTGAGATACGCCAGCCAGAACGGCGGTCCGCTGCGCTACGAAGCGGTTGACGCGCGCTTGCATGCGGTTGAACGCCACAGCCGCTTTACGGACCTCTTGTGCGCCTTCGGGATGGATCGGCCCCATATCCCGGCCTAGACCAAAGGACTCAGCTGCCTGCGCCAGACGACGAATCGCCCTCACCTGATTTCGAATAAACAAACTCGCGATCAGGAACAGCAACAACGAACTGCCTAACGCCCACACGACAAACAGCCAGATCGGTCCGACATCCAAGCGTTTGCGTGGCGCGATAACCTCCAACACACCATCATGGAGCGCGATTTCGATCCGGACGCTCTGCTCCGTCGCATTCCAATCGATGCGACAGGGACGTTGAAACGCCATTTGAATCGCATGTGTCAGATCTTCGTCCATCGGTCCCAGCACGGAAGTAGAACCGGTTGTTGTGAGGTGCTGATGAGAATGGAACATAATTTTCAGCTGCGTGCGTTCGCGCGCGCGGGAGAGAATCCATTCCGTCGATTGCGGCGCATGCTCGATCATGTCCATCGTCAGCACCAATTCCGAGACGACGCTATCGGACAAGCGGCGGGAGACGACATTCAGGTAAGTGCCATAAAACAGCACCAACGCCACAGCCTGCGTCACGAGGAGCGGGATCAGAACGATCAACAAAGAGCGCCCAAAGAGGGATCGCGGCAAAAAACGCCGCGAGACGCGCTCAAAGTCGCGTGCACGAAGCAGAAAACCATTATTCGCCATGGGTTAAGAACCTGGTTTTAAAACATAACCCTTCCCGCGCACCGTATGGAGAAATCTCGGCTCCCTCGAATCCGGCTCGATCCGGCGACGTAAACGCGTCACCTGCACATCGACAGCGCGCTCACCGATTTCGTCCATTTCCAATGCTTGCGCGATTTCCTCGCGAGACAGGACTTCGCCAGGACGTCGTGTCAGAACGCCAAGCAATGCCGCCTCTCCGCTGGTCAGATGCACCATGCCATCGGGCCCGCTTAAAAGCCCACGTGCCGTATCGAATTCCAATTGCCCAAGACGCAGCACTCTCGGCACGCCGGACGTGAGCGGTTGTCGCCGCCGCAGATGCGCGCGCAATCGCAAGGCCAGTTCCAGAGGTTCAAACGGCTTGCCAAGATAGTCGTCGGCCCCCGCCTCAAGCCCACCGATACGATCCGCCGGTTCGCCACGCGCCGTCAGCAAGATGATCGGCCAAAAATGACCGGCATCACGCAAGCTCTTCGTAAAACTTAGCCCATCCTCACCCGGCATCGTCACATCAAGAACCATGGCGTCCGGCTGCATGACTTCCAAAACGCGTCGCGCTTTCTCGGCACTATCCGCAATCGTGATACGAAAATCCTGCTCACTCAAAAAACGCTGGAGCAGACGAAGCAATCTGGCGTCGTCATCGACAACCAGAATATGAGGATCATGGCTCATAAAGGAACGCTTTCCGATTGCAGGCTAGCAAGAACACGCCGAAAACCATCAACCGCCTGCCCGCCGACGTCACGATAAGCCATGGTCATCCGTTCGCGAAGCGCGTCGAAAACAGCGTTCTCCACCGCATGCCCTTTCGGGGTAAGAAAAAGCAGCCTCAGCCTTTTGTCTTGCTCCGAATTACGCTGCTCCAAATAAGCGCGCGCCACCAACTCCTGCAAAACACGATTGAGGCTTTGTTTGGTAATGTTGAGCCGACGCAGCAAATCGCTCATCGTGCACCCGGGATGGGTACTCACGAGAAATAAAACCCGATGATGCGCCGCACCGAGTTTTTCGTCTCGAAGCCGAGCATCGCTGATCGCCTCTAACTCACGCCACGCAAGCAAGAGAGATTCGTAGGTCGAACGAACTTGCTCTTCACGGAGATACAGATGGGTAAAACCAGGAGCATCGCCGCTCCCGCGTGAGATAGACATGACGATGGTTTAGCTTTCAGAAAAACGCGCTATCTCATCAGCATAACCGAAAGTGTTGAAATCCTTCATCCTCATTGGATAAAGCACGCCGTCCAGATGATCATATTCATGTTGGAGGACATTGGCGTGAAATCCGCGCGCTTCGCCGCTGACATGAACACCATTCCTGTCCCATCCTTCGTAACGGATATGTGCGAACCGCGGCACGCTGCCGCGCAGACCAGGCAAGGAAAGGCATCCTTCCGCACAAACCATTATCTCATCGGAGAGCGGCGTCAGAGTCGGGTTGATCAGCGCCCTGGGCGCCAAAGCTTCCTCACCTTCTTGTGTTCTCTGTGTCGGAACATGATAGACGAAGAGTCGGCGCGAGACATGAACTTGCGGTGCCGCAAGGCCTGCTCCGTTAACGTCCTTCATCGTTTCCAGCATATCGGAAATTAACGTTGATATTTCAGGTGCTTGGATGTCTTCGACCGGAAGAGCGTTCTGCAACAAGACCGGATGCCCCATACGGGCGATTTTGAGTAAAGCCATCGACGGCGCCTTCTTTTTGCATGCCAAAACCTGAAACAAGGCTTTCACGCATAGAATCGCGCCAGTTGAGACGCAAAGCATTTGTGTTCTGGCGAAATAGTGTGGTAAGGGCAGCGACCTTACCGGATGACAGGCATTCCGCCGGTCATTTCTGGGCATCGAGATGATAATTTAAGACCATGCATAATGGTCGGATAGGAGATGACAGACCCGTGCAGGTTCTGGTTCGTGACAACAATGTTGATCAAGCGCTCAAAGCGCTCAAGAAGAAAATGCAGCGCGAAGGCGTTTTTCGTGAAATGAAACTGCGTCGCCACTTCGAGAAGCCCTCCGAGCGTCGCGCTCGTGAAGCGGCTGAAGCCGTGCGCCGCGCCCGCAAGATGGAGCGCAAGCGCCTGGAGCGTGAAGGCTTCTAATAAGCCTGTTGCTCACGAAGCAAAAAATAGGGCCACCCCTCAGGGATGGCCCTTTTTTTATCTATGATGCTGGCGTCTAGTAATTCGCGAAAAGCAATCCTCAAGCAGTCGCCGTAGATGAAGTCATTGCCTTTTCGAGTTCTTGAAAACGGGGCATGCAATGGCTCGGAATGTCCTTACGCCCAATCTCGATGCTGATCTGAGGCGCGCTTCCCTGCAAATGCGCAACGAGAACAGAGCGAATGATCCGATGGTAGCACGCATCTTCGCCGACAATGCCGCCTAACCGCGCAGCGATTGGCGCAACAACGCCATAAGCTAGCAGAACCCCCAGAAACGTGCCGACAAGCGCCCCTGCGATCATTTCTCCAAGAATGACCGGCGGCTTACTGATCGATGCCATTGTCTTAATCACACCTAATACCGCCGCCACGATACCCAAAGCGGGTAAAGCATCGGAAAGCGTCTGAAGCGCGTGCGGCAGGTGCATTTCTTCCTGAATATTCTTTTTCAGTTCGCGTGATATGGCCTCTTCGAACTGCACCGGATCATCGACATTCATCCCGATGAGGCGAAGATAATCGCAGACCAAATCACGCGTTTGCTCGTCTGATTTTATCTTGGGAAACGACGTGAAAATTGTGCTGTTTTCAGGCTCTTCCACATGACTTTCGATCGCCATATAGCCTTTCGCGTGCATCGATTTCAGAAGCTGGAAAAGCAAATTGAGTAAATCGATATAATCGGCGCGCGCGAAGCGTGGGCCTTTGAGCACCTGCTTTATTCCAGCAGGGATATGCTTCAGATCTACCAGAGAATTGGCCATAACGAACGAGCCGATCGCGGCCCCTAGAATGGTAATCAACTCGAAGGGCATCGATGCAAGAAGCGGCCCGATTGCGCCGCCAGAGGCGATAAACGAGCCGAATACGCAGGCAAGCACGACACCGAAACCAATAAATAGAAACATGATGGAAATCTGGCCTTATAGAATTTTTTCTGGAGGGATCGGTGGTGTCCGTCGCGTCAGTGTCAGAACCACACGCCGGTTGAGCGCTGCGCGAGGGTGTTCCGGGTCGGCCAAATCATGATCGGCTCGCCCCGCAACGCTCTGAAATCGCCATTCAGGCAGACCCGCCTAGACCAACACGGATCGCGCCGCCTCGGCGCGCAAAGCCGATAAAAGCCAGTTCGTCTTTTTTCCCGGCTGATAGGGCGTTGCATCCGTAAAACCGTCGATGCTCAGCATCCCTGGCATGGATTGGAGCACAGGCACCAGAGCGCGCAATAAAGCGATCGCATGTTCGTTTGGAACAGCCGTGCCCAATTCGAACATAGGCTGATGTTCCGCATCCGC from Kozakia baliensis encodes:
- a CDS encoding YceD family protein; translated protein: MSNQPEFSRRIALHRLGREPFTEVLEATPKECAALAKRLLLPAIASLTCRYRLTLGEGETIFAEGWLSAEVTQICVVTDEAFDDVITENFTLRLVPENRFSEERALELDEIDELPYEGHNIDLGEITSEQLALALPAYPRRAGAALEHGVDEVPREETEAEEAAPRPNPFAALATLAGQKNAKEEE
- a CDS encoding outer membrane protein assembly factor BamE, yielding MHSAPTSVRNVRTARSRFGLAILCAMPLTLGGCSVFGPIPQERGSLIEKSDYSQLVPGTSTRNDAIDLLGSPTAHATFDDNKWIYVSMTTVPTPLSFPTVRKQQVVVLAFDNGGVLRQIDTLHKKNGYDVGMVGEKTPTPGTKINVLQQLLGNVGRYNPMSNMGSTFGGSQGPLGGSQGTGNGGTGNSLP
- a CDS encoding ATP-binding protein is translated as MANNGFLLRARDFERVSRRFLPRSLFGRSLLIVLIPLLVTQAVALVLFYGTYLNVVSRRLSDSVVSELVLTMDMIEHAPQSTEWILSRARERTQLKIMFHSHQHLTTTGSTSVLGPMDEDLTHAIQMAFQRPCRIDWNATEQSVRIEIALHDGVLEVIAPRKRLDVGPIWLFVVWALGSSLLLFLIASLFIRNQVRAIRRLAQAAESFGLGRDMGPIHPEGAQEVRKAAVAFNRMQARVNRFVAQRTAVLAGVSHDLRTPLTRLRLSLAMIPTDGTIACADLRPDIEDMVADIGEMERLIGSYLSFARGEGSEEPVSTDLAALMQEVAQATTRAGGEVLAVHAEDHIIATVRPDAFRRVLINLADNARRHGGRMTFSLQRHDGMIEITIDDDGPGIAPSRRKQVFQAFSNGGSPTSGSGLGLTIVRDIMHAHGGNIALRNSPLGGLRVLLTLPA
- a CDS encoding response regulator encodes the protein MSHDPHILVVDDDARLLRLLQRFLSEQDFRITIADSAEKARRVLEVMQPDAMVLDVTMPGEDGLSFTKSLRDAGHFWPIILLTARGEPADRIGGLEAGADDYLGKPFEPLELALRLRAHLRRRQPLTSGVPRVLRLGQLEFDTARGLLSGPDGMVHLTSGEAALLGVLTRRPGEVLSREEIAQALEMDEIGERAVDVQVTRLRRRIEPDSREPRFLHTVRGKGYVLKPGS
- a CDS encoding MarR family winged helix-turn-helix transcriptional regulator, producing MSISRGSGDAPGFTHLYLREEQVRSTYESLLLAWRELEAISDARLRDEKLGAAHHRVLFLVSTHPGCTMSDLLRRLNITKQSLNRVLQELVARAYLEQRNSEQDKRLRLLFLTPKGHAVENAVFDALRERMTMAYRDVGGQAVDGFRRVLASLQSESVPL
- the def gene encoding peptide deformylase, whose protein sequence is MALLKIARMGHPVLLQNALPVEDIQAPEISTLISDMLETMKDVNGAGLAAPQVHVSRRLFVYHVPTQRTQEGEEALAPRALINPTLTPLSDEIMVCAEGCLSLPGLRGSVPRFAHIRYEGWDRNGVHVSGEARGFHANVLQHEYDHLDGVLYPMRMKDFNTFGYADEIARFSES
- the rpsU gene encoding 30S ribosomal protein S21, with protein sequence MQVLVRDNNVDQALKALKKKMQREGVFREMKLRRHFEKPSERRAREAAEAVRRARKMERKRLEREGF
- the motA gene encoding flagellar motor stator protein MotA, which translates into the protein MFLFIGFGVVLACVFGSFIASGGAIGPLLASMPFELITILGAAIGSFVMANSLVDLKHIPAGIKQVLKGPRFARADYIDLLNLLFQLLKSMHAKGYMAIESHVEEPENSTIFTSFPKIKSDEQTRDLVCDYLRLIGMNVDDPVQFEEAISRELKKNIQEEMHLPHALQTLSDALPALGIVAAVLGVIKTMASISKPPVILGEMIAGALVGTFLGVLLAYGVVAPIAARLGGIVGEDACYHRIIRSVLVAHLQGSAPQISIEIGRKDIPSHCMPRFQELEKAMTSSTATA